One segment of Curtobacterium sp. MR_MD2014 DNA contains the following:
- the dusB gene encoding tRNA dihydrouridine synthase DusB has translation MTITDAPTTAPRTAKPLRIGPIEVEAPVVLAPMAGITNMAYRRLCREYGAGLYVCEMITSRALVERTPVSMQLIQHHESETPRSIQLYGVEPNTVAEAATILVGEDRADHIDLNFGCPVPKVTRKGGGAALPWKTDLFKDLVEKTVKAAGDVPVTVKMRKGIDADHLTYLDAARIARDAGVAAISLHARTANEHYSGQADWSAIATLKETITDIPVLGNGDIWSAADALRMVDETGCDGVVVGRGCLGRPWLFGDLAAAFRGEDVRAMPSLGDVATAFRRHTELLVEFFGSEDHGCRDARKHVSWYFKGYPIGGDVRSALSMASSLQEIDDLLGQLDWSAPYPGADVEGPRGRAGHPKRTALPDRWLESRDVDAEFRKVLAAAELHHSGG, from the coding sequence ATGACGATCACCGACGCGCCCACCACGGCGCCCCGCACGGCGAAGCCCCTGCGCATCGGCCCCATCGAGGTCGAGGCGCCGGTCGTGCTCGCGCCGATGGCGGGCATCACGAACATGGCCTACCGCCGGCTCTGCCGCGAGTACGGCGCCGGACTCTACGTCTGCGAGATGATCACCTCGCGGGCGCTGGTCGAACGGACTCCGGTGTCGATGCAGCTCATCCAGCACCACGAGTCGGAGACGCCGCGGTCCATCCAGCTGTACGGCGTCGAGCCGAACACCGTGGCCGAGGCGGCGACGATCCTGGTGGGCGAGGACCGCGCCGACCACATCGACCTCAACTTCGGGTGTCCGGTGCCGAAGGTCACGCGGAAGGGCGGGGGAGCGGCCCTGCCGTGGAAGACCGACCTCTTCAAGGACCTCGTCGAGAAGACGGTCAAGGCCGCCGGCGACGTCCCGGTCACGGTGAAGATGCGCAAGGGCATCGACGCCGACCACCTGACCTACCTCGACGCGGCACGCATCGCCCGCGACGCCGGTGTCGCCGCGATCTCGCTGCACGCCCGCACCGCGAACGAGCACTACTCGGGGCAGGCGGACTGGTCCGCGATCGCCACGTTGAAGGAGACGATCACCGACATCCCGGTGCTCGGCAACGGCGACATCTGGTCCGCCGCCGACGCCCTGCGCATGGTCGACGAGACCGGCTGCGACGGTGTCGTGGTCGGCCGCGGATGCCTGGGTCGGCCGTGGCTGTTCGGCGACCTGGCGGCGGCGTTCCGCGGTGAGGACGTGCGCGCGATGCCCTCGCTCGGCGACGTCGCGACCGCCTTCCGTCGACACACCGAGCTGCTCGTCGAGTTCTTCGGGTCCGAGGACCACGGGTGCCGCGACGCCCGGAAGCACGTCTCCTGGTACTTCAAGGGGTACCCGATCGGCGGCGACGTCCGCTCGGCGCTCTCCATGGCCTCGAGCCTGCAGGAGATCGACGACCTGCTCGGGCAGCTCGACTGGTCGGCGCCGTACCCCGGTGCGGACGTCGAGGGCCCGCGAGGCCGCGCCGGGCACCCGAAGCGCACGGCGCTGCCGGACCGCTGGCTCGAGTCGCGCGACGTGGACGCCGAGTTCCGCAAGGTCCTCGCCGCCGCCGAGCTGCACCACAGCGGCGGATGA
- a CDS encoding deoxyguanosinetriphosphate triphosphohydrolase, whose product MSATASYGPADAERWLPETHGNRRSDFARDRARLLHSSALRRLAAKTQVLSPTTGLDFARNRLTHSLEVAQVGRELADSLGLDPDVVDTACLAHDIGHPPFGHNGETAVNAWAADIGGFEGNAQTLRLLTRLEPKVYGDGPDDERPYGLNLTRASLDASCKYPWPAAQGVAEASSGRTKFGFYDDDHDAFAWLRRGAPRRQRCIEAQVMDLSDDIAYSVHDFEDAVVAGFIDVAALGDRVGENDIVTAMHAWVGSDLSRDELLEAFDRLRSLPLWMTSYDGSRRDMARLKNLTSQLIGRFARTATAATRESYASGSLVRFAASVVTPPEIIGEIAVLKGIVAAFVMTHGDRQPVYEDQRRVLTELLDALAATGSADLEPGFAADWRSASDDAGRLRAVVDQVASLTDQGALAWHKRLVVGDRETTHIAV is encoded by the coding sequence ATGAGCGCCACCGCCTCGTACGGGCCGGCCGACGCGGAACGCTGGCTGCCCGAGACCCACGGCAACCGTCGCTCCGACTTCGCCCGGGACCGCGCCCGCCTGCTGCACTCGAGCGCGCTCCGACGCCTCGCCGCGAAGACCCAGGTGCTCAGCCCGACCACCGGACTCGACTTCGCCCGCAACCGCCTGACGCACTCGCTCGAGGTCGCGCAGGTCGGGCGCGAGCTCGCCGACTCCCTCGGGCTCGACCCCGACGTCGTCGACACCGCGTGCCTGGCGCACGACATCGGGCACCCGCCGTTCGGGCACAACGGCGAGACCGCCGTGAATGCCTGGGCGGCGGACATCGGCGGCTTCGAGGGCAACGCCCAGACGCTGCGGCTGCTGACCCGCCTCGAGCCGAAGGTCTACGGCGACGGACCCGACGACGAGCGCCCGTACGGGCTCAACCTGACCCGGGCCTCGCTCGACGCGAGCTGCAAGTACCCGTGGCCGGCGGCGCAGGGCGTCGCCGAGGCATCTTCGGGGCGCACCAAGTTCGGGTTCTACGACGACGACCACGACGCCTTCGCGTGGCTCCGGCGCGGTGCTCCGCGTCGGCAGCGGTGCATCGAGGCGCAGGTCATGGACCTGTCCGACGACATCGCCTACTCGGTGCACGACTTCGAGGACGCCGTCGTCGCGGGCTTCATCGACGTCGCGGCCCTGGGCGACCGGGTCGGCGAGAACGACATCGTCACCGCCATGCACGCCTGGGTCGGGTCGGACCTCAGCCGTGACGAACTGCTCGAGGCCTTCGACCGGCTCCGGTCGCTGCCGCTGTGGATGACGTCGTACGACGGGTCGCGGCGGGACATGGCGCGGCTCAAGAACCTCACCTCGCAGCTCATCGGACGGTTCGCGCGGACGGCGACGGCGGCAACTCGCGAGTCCTACGCGTCCGGGTCCCTCGTGCGGTTCGCGGCCTCGGTCGTCACCCCGCCGGAGATCATCGGCGAGATCGCGGTGCTCAAGGGCATCGTCGCGGCGTTCGTCATGACCCACGGCGACCGGCAGCCCGTGTACGAGGACCAGCGTCGCGTGCTCACCGAGCTGCTCGACGCCCTGGCGGCGACGGGCAGTGCGGACCTCGAGCCGGGCTTCGCGGCGGACTGGCGTTCGGCGTCCGACGACGCCGGGCGGTTGCGGGCCGTGGTCGACCAGGTCGCGAGCCTGACGGACCAGGGGGCGCTGGCGTGGCACAAGCGACTCGTGGTGGGGGACCGGGAGACGACGCACATCGCGGTCTGA
- the dnaG gene encoding DNA primase — MAGRIARNDIDEVRSRVNIADVVGDHVTLKSAGVGSLKGLCPFHDERSPSFHVRPQVGRYHCFGCGEDGDVFEFIIKMDHTTFQEAVERMAAKIGFTLHYEEGDGPRTDYNQRARLIAANEAALEFYQSQLTSAAAEPARRFLGERGFDPAAAQHFGVGFAPQSYDATREHLRGRGFSMDEILAAGLAGQGDRSPYDRFRGRLVWPIRDVTGATIGFGARRLLDDDKGPKYLNTPETPIYHKSQVLYGLDLARKDISKGKQVVIVEGYTDVMACHLAGVTTAVATCGTSFGVDHIKVLRPMLGDVSGADPNANGEVVFTFDPDEAGQRAASRAFAEEQRFAAQTYVAVAPGGLDPCDLRLARGDDAIRRLVSAKRPMFEFMIRRTLDGHDLETVEGRVSALRAAAPVLAGIRDRSLTQGYVRELAGWLGMDIPDVRRAVDSARQRASAARTDRTGGPVPVGQAGLGGELVAPPEEPVAGLRLLPNDPITRMERDAVMAMVQQPGYVGAPLIWLAAGATFSAPMLSVVRDAVVANVDSIGAGDWLDRLLQDVPAPFRGLVQELALAPIPARTDEDLALYARSIVVALVERDLLARKASLLGQLQRADPHEQSDRRAEIQRQLVDIDAQRMRLRADAEAAAQG; from the coding sequence GTGGCTGGCAGGATCGCGCGGAACGACATCGACGAGGTCCGCTCGCGTGTCAACATCGCCGACGTCGTCGGCGACCACGTCACGCTGAAGTCGGCGGGCGTCGGCTCGCTGAAGGGGCTCTGCCCGTTCCACGACGAGCGCTCCCCGTCGTTCCACGTGCGGCCGCAGGTCGGCCGGTACCACTGCTTCGGGTGCGGCGAGGACGGCGACGTCTTCGAGTTCATCATCAAGATGGACCACACGACGTTCCAGGAAGCGGTCGAGCGCATGGCCGCGAAGATCGGCTTCACGCTCCACTACGAAGAGGGCGACGGCCCGCGCACCGACTACAACCAGCGCGCGCGGCTGATCGCCGCGAACGAGGCAGCGCTCGAGTTCTACCAGTCGCAGCTCACCTCGGCGGCTGCCGAGCCCGCGCGACGCTTCCTCGGGGAGCGCGGCTTCGACCCCGCCGCAGCACAGCACTTCGGCGTGGGTTTCGCGCCGCAGTCGTACGACGCCACGCGTGAGCACCTGCGGGGCCGTGGGTTCTCGATGGACGAGATCCTCGCGGCGGGACTCGCCGGACAGGGTGACCGCTCGCCGTACGACCGGTTCCGCGGACGCCTCGTGTGGCCGATCCGTGACGTGACCGGTGCGACGATCGGCTTCGGCGCGCGTCGACTGCTCGACGACGACAAGGGCCCGAAGTACCTCAACACCCCCGAGACGCCGATCTACCACAAGAGCCAGGTCCTCTACGGGCTCGACCTCGCCCGGAAGGACATCTCCAAGGGCAAGCAGGTCGTGATCGTCGAGGGCTACACCGACGTCATGGCGTGCCACCTCGCCGGTGTGACGACCGCCGTCGCGACGTGCGGCACCTCGTTCGGTGTCGACCACATCAAGGTCCTCCGGCCGATGCTCGGCGACGTCAGCGGTGCCGACCCGAACGCCAACGGCGAGGTGGTCTTCACGTTCGACCCCGACGAGGCCGGGCAGCGTGCCGCCTCGCGGGCGTTCGCCGAGGAGCAGCGCTTCGCAGCGCAGACCTACGTCGCGGTGGCTCCCGGCGGGCTCGACCCGTGCGACCTCCGACTCGCGCGAGGCGACGACGCGATCCGCCGGCTCGTCAGCGCGAAGCGCCCGATGTTCGAGTTCATGATCCGTCGGACGCTCGACGGCCACGACCTCGAGACCGTCGAGGGGCGGGTCAGCGCACTGCGGGCCGCCGCGCCGGTCCTCGCCGGGATCCGCGACCGCTCCCTCACGCAGGGGTACGTCCGCGAACTCGCCGGGTGGCTCGGCATGGACATCCCGGACGTCCGGCGGGCGGTCGACTCGGCGCGTCAGCGCGCGTCCGCAGCGCGCACCGACCGGACGGGAGGCCCGGTGCCGGTCGGTCAGGCCGGTCTCGGTGGTGAGCTGGTCGCCCCGCCCGAGGAGCCCGTGGCCGGTCTGCGGCTGCTGCCGAACGACCCGATCACCCGGATGGAGCGCGACGCCGTGATGGCGATGGTGCAGCAGCCCGGGTACGTGGGCGCACCGCTCATCTGGCTCGCGGCCGGCGCGACGTTCTCGGCGCCGATGCTGTCGGTCGTGCGGGACGCCGTGGTCGCCAACGTCGACTCGATCGGCGCGGGGGACTGGCTCGACCGGTTGCTGCAGGACGTGCCGGCGCCGTTCCGCGGTCTCGTGCAGGAGCTCGCACTCGCACCGATCCCGGCTCGCACCGACGAGGACCTGGCGCTCTACGCCCGGAGCATCGTCGTGGCCCTGGTCGAGCGGGACCTGCTCGCCCGCAAGGCCTCGCTGCTCGGGCAGTTGCAGCGGGCCGACCCGCACGAGCAGTCCGACCGGCGCGCCGAGATCCAGCGCCAGCTCGTCGACATCGACGCGCAGCGGATGCGCCTCCGCGCCGACGCCGAGGCGGCAGCGCAGGGCTGA
- a CDS encoding ABC transporter substrate-binding protein translates to MASVSKWGRRGIALGAGAAATALVLTGCASSSVSDTDLNGLSIGTTDKVTSLDPAGSYDNGSFAVQNQVFPFLMNTPVGSPDVKPDIAESGEFTNDTTYTVKLKSGLKFANGNDLTSSDVKFSFERELKINNENGPQSLLANLKSIETPDDTTVVFNLDHADQTWPQVLSSPAGPIVDEQVFSADELTPAADIVKGKAFAGQYEITSYKENDTIQYSANPEYDGLLGKAKTKEVTASYYTKETDLKLAVQKGDVDVAYRSLTPTDIADLRKDDSVKVTDGPGGEIRYLVFNFNTQPFGASQSDADEAKALAVRQAVADVVDREKIAKDVYNNTYSPVYSMVPDGLTGAAKPFEELYGNGKGGPDVDKAKETLSKAGVTGKVQLDIQYAPDHYGSTSDDEYAELKTQLENSGLFSVKIQSTVYTTYAQERTKDSYPVYQLGWFPDFSDADNYLSPFFTKDNFVQNHYDDPEIQKLISEEQQESDKDKRAQLIEQAQEREATQISTLPLLQGKSVAVAGKDVKGLTLDSSYKFRYATLSK, encoded by the coding sequence ATGGCATCCGTATCCAAGTGGGGCAGGCGCGGCATCGCGCTCGGCGCCGGGGCAGCAGCGACGGCGCTGGTGCTGACGGGCTGCGCGAGCAGCAGCGTCTCCGACACCGACCTCAACGGCCTGAGCATCGGCACGACGGACAAGGTCACGTCCCTCGATCCGGCCGGGTCCTACGACAACGGCTCCTTCGCCGTGCAGAACCAGGTGTTCCCGTTCCTGATGAACACCCCCGTCGGCAGCCCCGACGTCAAGCCGGACATCGCCGAGAGCGGCGAGTTCACGAACGACACGACCTACACGGTGAAGCTCAAGAGCGGGCTGAAGTTCGCGAACGGCAACGACCTCACCTCGAGTGACGTCAAGTTCTCGTTCGAGCGCGAGCTGAAGATCAACAACGAGAACGGTCCGCAGTCGCTGCTCGCCAACCTCAAGAGCATCGAGACCCCGGACGACACCACGGTCGTCTTCAACCTCGACCACGCCGACCAGACCTGGCCGCAGGTGCTCTCGAGCCCCGCAGGCCCGATCGTCGACGAGCAGGTCTTCTCGGCGGACGAGCTCACCCCGGCGGCGGACATCGTCAAGGGCAAGGCGTTCGCCGGGCAGTACGAGATCACCTCGTACAAGGAGAACGACACCATCCAGTACTCGGCGAACCCCGAGTACGACGGGCTCCTCGGCAAGGCGAAGACCAAGGAGGTCACCGCCAGCTACTACACCAAGGAGACCGACCTGAAGCTCGCCGTGCAGAAGGGCGACGTCGACGTGGCGTACCGCTCGCTGACGCCGACCGACATCGCCGACCTGCGCAAGGACGACTCCGTCAAGGTCACCGACGGCCCCGGTGGCGAGATCCGCTACCTGGTCTTCAACTTCAACACGCAGCCGTTCGGCGCGAGCCAGTCCGACGCGGACGAGGCGAAGGCCCTCGCCGTGCGCCAGGCCGTGGCCGACGTCGTCGACCGCGAGAAGATCGCGAAGGACGTCTACAACAACACGTACTCGCCGGTCTACTCGATGGTGCCGGACGGCCTGACCGGTGCCGCGAAGCCGTTCGAGGAGCTCTACGGCAACGGCAAGGGCGGCCCCGACGTCGACAAGGCGAAGGAGACGCTGTCGAAGGCCGGTGTCACCGGCAAGGTGCAGCTCGACATCCAGTACGCGCCCGACCACTACGGTTCGACGTCGGACGACGAGTACGCCGAGCTCAAGACGCAGCTCGAGAACTCGGGCCTGTTCTCCGTGAAGATCCAGTCGACGGTCTACACGACCTACGCGCAGGAGCGGACGAAGGACTCCTACCCGGTGTACCAGCTCGGGTGGTTCCCGGACTTCTCGGACGCCGACAACTACCTGTCGCCGTTCTTCACGAAGGACAACTTCGTGCAGAACCACTACGACGACCCGGAGATCCAGAAGCTGATCTCCGAGGAGCAGCAGGAGTCCGACAAGGACAAGCGCGCGCAGCTCATCGAGCAGGCGCAGGAGCGCGAGGCCACGCAGATCTCGACGCTGCCGCTCCTGCAGGGCAAGTCCGTGGCGGTCGCGGGCAAGGACGTCAAGGGCCTGACCCTCGACTCCTCGTACAAGTTCCGCTACGCCACCCTCTCCAAGTAA
- a CDS encoding ABC transporter permease, producing the protein MTLSTPEATPELATDPTKPQAQRRARGQGGGLGRYILVRFLLIFPTVFILVTLVFFLMRVIGNPITASVGGRLTPSQLQERLHAAGYDRPVIVQYLEYLGGIVRGDFGTTSTDNRPITEVIVTYGGATAELVFYALIVALVLGIPLGMLAAYVRDKWPDVLFRALAILTYATPVFFGGLLLKLVFSVWLGWLPLGDRASTRVSLILDNIPGATGIYVIDALRTGNAQVIGDVLSHAVLPALTLGLLTAGIFLRLVRANMIGSLGSEYVDAARSRGVREARLVRTHAFRPALVPIITVMGLQIAMLLGGSVLTETTFGWRGLGFQLNQYLSARDFVAVQGIVAMLAVIVAVTNFVVDVVAALIDPRVRF; encoded by the coding sequence GTGACCCTCAGCACCCCCGAGGCGACACCGGAGCTGGCCACCGACCCCACCAAGCCCCAGGCACAGCGACGTGCCCGTGGGCAGGGCGGCGGGCTCGGTCGGTACATCCTGGTCCGCTTCCTCCTCATCTTCCCGACGGTGTTCATCCTGGTGACGCTCGTCTTCTTCCTGATGCGCGTCATCGGGAACCCGATCACCGCCTCGGTCGGTGGCCGTCTGACGCCCTCGCAGCTCCAGGAACGTCTGCACGCCGCCGGCTACGACCGGCCGGTCATCGTCCAGTACCTCGAGTACCTCGGCGGCATCGTGCGCGGGGACTTCGGCACGACGTCGACCGACAACCGTCCGATCACCGAGGTCATCGTCACGTACGGCGGCGCGACCGCGGAGCTGGTCTTCTACGCGCTCATCGTCGCCCTCGTCCTCGGCATCCCGCTCGGCATGCTCGCGGCGTACGTCCGCGACAAGTGGCCGGACGTGCTGTTCCGAGCGCTCGCGATCCTGACGTACGCGACGCCGGTGTTCTTCGGCGGTCTGCTCCTCAAGCTCGTCTTCTCCGTCTGGCTCGGCTGGCTGCCGCTCGGCGACCGCGCCTCCACCCGGGTGTCGCTCATCCTCGACAACATCCCGGGTGCGACCGGCATCTACGTCATCGACGCACTCCGCACCGGCAACGCGCAGGTGATCGGCGACGTGCTGTCGCACGCCGTCCTGCCCGCGCTGACGCTCGGTCTGCTCACCGCCGGCATCTTCCTGCGTCTGGTGCGTGCCAACATGATCGGCTCGCTCGGGTCCGAGTACGTCGACGCGGCCCGCTCGCGCGGCGTCCGGGAGGCCCGGCTCGTCCGGACGCACGCCTTCCGTCCGGCGCTGGTCCCGATCATCACCGTGATGGGTCTGCAGATCGCCATGCTGCTCGGTGGGTCGGTGCTCACCGAGACCACGTTCGGCTGGCGCGGGCTCGGTTTCCAGCTCAACCAGTACCTGTCGGCCCGCGACTTCGTCGCGGTCCAGGGCATCGTCGCGATGCTCGCCGTGATCGTCGCCGTGACGAACTTCGTCGTCGACGTCGTCGCGGCGCTGATCGACCCGAGAGTGAGGTTCTAG
- a CDS encoding ABC transporter permease codes for MADTSLVDRHEPLWKRLPVVVQLRRSTGWQRAMLITGVVICALYLIVALAAPLIAPYGFGQLQGADGQGFPRTAPPSAEHVWGTTVGGFDVFSRVVFGARTAVLVVIVAVVVSITIGVILGMVSGYVGGWLDRVLVVVADAIYAFPSLLLAIVVSIVISGGNSSYTGGIVAAAISITVVYVPQYFRVVRAEAVRLKNEAFVESARVIGTNPWRIMTRHVLRNSTRSLPLILTLNASDAILTLAGLGFLGFGIGPTSGAEWGYDLSRALSDVASGVWWTGVFPGVAIVVLVLGVTFIGESLNDISDPRLRARRRLKQLVSRKQAASTEGATA; via the coding sequence ATGGCCGACACCTCGCTCGTCGACCGCCACGAGCCGCTCTGGAAGCGGCTGCCCGTGGTGGTCCAGCTCCGCAGGAGCACCGGCTGGCAGCGCGCCATGCTCATCACCGGCGTGGTCATCTGCGCCCTGTACCTGATCGTCGCCCTCGCCGCGCCGCTCATCGCCCCGTACGGCTTCGGTCAGCTGCAGGGCGCCGACGGCCAGGGCTTCCCGCGCACCGCCCCGCCGAGCGCCGAGCACGTCTGGGGCACCACGGTCGGTGGCTTCGACGTGTTCAGCCGCGTCGTCTTCGGCGCGCGCACCGCGGTGCTCGTCGTCATCGTCGCGGTCGTCGTGTCGATCACGATCGGGGTCATCCTCGGCATGGTCTCGGGGTACGTCGGCGGCTGGCTCGACCGGGTCCTCGTCGTCGTCGCCGACGCGATCTACGCGTTCCCCTCGCTGCTGCTCGCCATCGTCGTGTCGATCGTGATCTCCGGCGGCAACTCGAGCTACACCGGCGGCATCGTCGCGGCGGCGATCTCGATCACCGTCGTCTACGTCCCGCAGTACTTCCGGGTCGTGCGTGCCGAGGCGGTGCGCCTGAAGAACGAGGCGTTCGTCGAGTCCGCGCGGGTCATCGGCACGAACCCGTGGCGCATCATGACCCGCCACGTGCTGCGCAACAGCACCAGGAGCCTGCCGCTCATCCTGACGCTGAACGCCTCCGACGCGATCCTCACCCTGGCCGGCCTCGGCTTCCTCGGGTTCGGCATCGGCCCGACCAGCGGCGCGGAGTGGGGCTACGACCTCAGCCGCGCGCTGTCGGACGTCGCGTCGGGCGTCTGGTGGACCGGTGTGTTCCCCGGCGTCGCGATCGTCGTGCTCGTGCTCGGCGTGACCTTCATCGGCGAGAGCCTCAACGACATCTCGGACCCGCGCCTGCGCGCCCGCAGGAGGCTGAAGCAGCTGGTCTCGCGGAAGCAGGCCGCCAGCACGGAAGGGGCGACGGCATGA
- a CDS encoding ABC transporter ATP-binding protein, with translation MTDAGNDQQDRPVAVVDDLTVTFATDGGAVDAVKGVSLDVRPGEVLALVGESGSGKSVTARSMLRLMPETATLGGAVYLDGTDVVSVGSAKLRELRGTAGAMVFQEPSTALNPVFTVGWQIAEGLRAHGGVSKKDARAKAIDYLRRVGIPDPETRVDHYPHQFSGGQKQRVVIASALALEPSVIIADEPTTALDVTVQAEILDLLRRCRDEFGAAIVIITHNMGVVADLADRVAVMYQGEVVEEAPVAQLFADPQADYTKRLLAAVPRLEASTGTARRAVIATDVEPLVSAKGLEIEYPGRLGSPAFRAVKGVDLDVRPGEVLGLVGESGSGKTTIGRAIAGLTRVTGGSLEVLGTEMLGYRERDFKRHRKDIGFVFQDPATSFNPLLTIAECVAEPLVVHGEVRNPRAARKRVGELLEMVQLPASYGDRYPHELSGGQRQRASLARSIALRPKLLIADEPTSALDVSVQARVLELFLELQQDLGFASLFISHDLAVVGALSDRIAVLYRGDLVETGTTAEVLGAPQHPYTQRLLASLPVPDPAEQAERRRTLVALENAGS, from the coding sequence ATGACCGACGCAGGGAACGACCAGCAGGACCGACCGGTCGCGGTCGTCGACGACCTGACCGTCACCTTCGCGACCGACGGCGGTGCCGTCGACGCGGTCAAGGGCGTCAGTCTCGACGTCCGTCCGGGCGAGGTCCTCGCGCTGGTCGGCGAGTCCGGCTCCGGCAAGTCGGTCACGGCCCGCAGCATGCTGCGGCTGATGCCCGAGACGGCGACGCTCGGGGGTGCGGTGTACCTCGACGGCACCGACGTGGTCAGCGTCGGGTCGGCCAAGCTCCGCGAACTCCGCGGCACGGCCGGTGCGATGGTCTTCCAGGAGCCGTCGACCGCGCTCAACCCGGTCTTCACGGTGGGGTGGCAGATCGCCGAGGGCCTCCGGGCGCACGGCGGCGTCTCGAAGAAGGACGCCCGCGCGAAGGCGATCGACTACCTGCGACGCGTCGGCATCCCCGACCCGGAGACGCGGGTCGACCACTACCCGCACCAGTTCTCCGGCGGGCAGAAGCAGCGCGTGGTCATCGCGAGTGCACTGGCCCTCGAGCCGAGCGTGATCATCGCCGACGAGCCGACCACCGCGCTCGACGTCACCGTGCAGGCCGAGATCCTCGACCTGCTCCGACGCTGCCGCGACGAGTTCGGCGCTGCCATCGTCATCATCACGCACAACATGGGCGTGGTCGCCGACCTGGCCGACCGGGTCGCCGTCATGTACCAGGGCGAGGTCGTGGAGGAGGCACCGGTCGCACAGCTCTTCGCGGACCCGCAGGCCGACTACACGAAGCGCCTGCTCGCCGCCGTGCCCCGACTGGAGGCCTCGACGGGAACGGCCCGCCGAGCGGTGATCGCCACCGACGTCGAGCCCCTCGTCAGCGCCAAGGGGCTCGAGATCGAGTACCCGGGCCGCCTCGGTTCGCCCGCCTTCAGGGCCGTGAAGGGCGTCGACCTCGACGTCCGTCCCGGCGAGGTGCTCGGGCTGGTGGGGGAGTCGGGCTCCGGCAAGACGACGATCGGTCGGGCCATCGCGGGGCTCACCCGCGTCACCGGCGGGTCGCTCGAGGTCCTCGGCACCGAGATGCTCGGGTACCGCGAACGGGACTTCAAGCGGCACCGCAAGGACATCGGGTTCGTGTTCCAGGACCCGGCGACCTCGTTCAACCCGCTGCTCACGATCGCCGAGTGCGTCGCCGAGCCGCTCGTCGTGCACGGCGAGGTGCGGAACCCCCGAGCCGCCCGCAAGCGCGTCGGCGAGTTGCTCGAGATGGTGCAGCTCCCGGCGTCCTACGGCGACCGGTACCCGCACGAGCTGTCCGGTGGCCAGCGGCAGCGCGCCTCGCTCGCGCGTTCGATCGCACTCCGGCCGAAGCTGCTCATCGCGGACGAACCGACGAGCGCGCTCGACGTGTCGGTGCAGGCCCGCGTGCTGGAGCTCTTCCTCGAGCTGCAGCAGGACCTCGGGTTCGCGTCGCTGTTCATCAGCCACGACCTCGCGGTCGTCGGCGCACTGTCGGACCGCATCGCGGTGCTGTACCGCGGCGACCTGGTGGAGACGGGCACCACCGCCGAGGTCCTCGGTGCGCCGCAGCACCCCTACACGCAGCGGCTGCTCGCGTCGCTGCCCGTGCCGGACCCGGCGGAACAGGCGGAGCGACGGCGTACGCTGGTGGCACTGGAGAACGCCGGGTCCTGA
- a CDS encoding ATP-binding cassette domain-containing protein, which yields MIAVNGPAVVADDVSIEYRGVRGSEPIRAVDGVSLTVRQGEILALIGESGSGKSTFAAAIAGQLGATGEGEGAHRRQIVGGELTVLGQHVRGLRPSSRKAQRLTGRIGYLPQDGADRLSPDLTVGEAIAEPIYLRDRRFDRKEAGLMVARLVDAVHLPLGVMRLNTWELSSGQRQRVALARALILEPQLLVADEPARGVDVLVRQSVLEALTNLQRGRQFSAVVVSSDLREARALADRVGVLAESRLVGLGTFDEVLDNPVDPYVQTLAATASRPVKRRPTATTAPRRSSAPRRPVGAGAGTAPRAERQENA from the coding sequence ATGATCGCGGTGAACGGCCCGGCGGTCGTCGCAGACGACGTCTCGATCGAGTACCGGGGCGTGCGCGGATCGGAGCCGATCCGCGCGGTCGACGGGGTCAGCCTGACCGTTCGCCAGGGCGAGATCCTCGCGCTCATCGGTGAGTCCGGTTCCGGCAAGAGCACCTTCGCCGCCGCGATCGCCGGGCAGCTCGGTGCGACCGGCGAGGGCGAGGGTGCGCACCGGCGACAGATCGTCGGCGGTGAGCTCACCGTGCTCGGTCAGCACGTGCGCGGGCTCCGCCCGTCCTCGCGGAAGGCGCAGCGGCTGACCGGCCGCATCGGGTACCTGCCGCAGGACGGCGCCGACCGGCTGAGCCCCGACCTGACCGTGGGCGAGGCGATCGCCGAACCGATCTACCTGCGCGACCGGCGGTTCGACCGCAAGGAGGCCGGGCTCATGGTCGCGCGACTGGTCGACGCCGTGCACCTGCCCCTCGGCGTCATGCGCCTGAACACGTGGGAGCTGTCGAGCGGGCAGCGGCAGCGTGTCGCCCTCGCACGCGCGCTCATCCTCGAGCCGCAGCTCCTCGTCGCCGACGAACCCGCACGCGGCGTCGACGTCCTGGTCCGTCAGTCGGTGCTCGAGGCCCTGACCAACCTGCAGCGCGGCCGGCAGTTCTCGGCCGTCGTGGTGTCGAGCGACCTCCGCGAGGCCCGGGCGCTCGCGGACCGCGTCGGTGTGCTCGCCGAGAGCCGCCTGGTCGGGCTCGGCACCTTCGACGAGGTCCTCGACAACCCCGTCGACCCCTACGTGCAGACGCTCGCCGCGACCGCGTCGCGCCCGGTGAAGCGTCGTCCGACCGCGACCACCGCCCCGCGGCGCTCGTCCGCCCCCCGTCGTCCGGTCGGTGCCGGGGCGGGCACCGCTCCCCGGGCCGAGCGTCAGGAGAACGCATGA